The Halorubrum sp. BV1 sequence AACGCCGGGATAGCCGCGGCGCTCGCCGAGCGGACGGCGCGCGCGGTCGGCGACGGCGACGGTATCCCCGACGCCGCTCTCCGCGACGGGCTGGCGCGGGCGACGTGGCCGGGGCGGTTCGAGGTCGTCGACACCGCGCCGCTGACGGTGCTCGACGGGGCGCACAACCCCGCCGCCTGCGACACGCTCGCGGGGACGCTCGCGGAGTACGACTACGACGACCTCCACCTCGTGTACGGCGCGATGTGCGACAAAGACCACGTCGCCGCCGTCGGCGCGCTCCCTCCCGCCGCCTCCGCGGTCACCTGCCGGCCCGACCTCGACCGCGCCGAGGACCCGGACGTGCTCGCGGCCGCCCTCCGGACCGCGGGCGTCGACCGGGTGACGAGCGGCGACGACGTGGCGGCCGCGCTTGACGCCGCCGTCGCCCGCGCCGACTCCGACGACTGCGTGCTTCTCGTCGGGTCGCTGTTCGCGGTCGCGGAGGCCCGCGCCGCCCGCTTCCGTACCGTGACGCCCCGGCGAGCCGCCGGCGAGCGCGACGCCGCCCGCGCGCTCGACGCGACGGGCGTCCCTCCGGCCGTCACCGAGGAGCGCGTCGCGGGTATCGACCACCGCGTCCTCGCGCTCCGGCTGCGCGGCGACCGGGCAGCCCGGATCGCGGCCGCGATCCGGGCCGTGGGGGGCGACGCAGTCATCGGCGGCCTCGGTGCCGGCGAGGGGCGCGTCCCGAGCGGCGAGCGCGTGCCCGTCACGCTGGCCGGGACGGTCGCGGAGTTCCGAGACCTACTCGACCGAATCGGGGGTGACGGCGGCTCCGCTACCCGCGACGGCGGCTCCGCCGCTCTAGGTCACGACGGCGAGTTCGACGGCATCGCGGCCGACATCGCCGACCGGCTCGAGATTCGATACGAAACGACCCGACCGACGGACTACACAGCCGACACCGCGACCGACGACGCCGACACCGCGACCGCCACCGCGGCAGACTACCCGTGGATCGACGGCACCGCAGTGATGGGCGTTCTCAACGTCACGCCGGACTCGTTCCACGACGGCGGTCGGCACGCGAGTCGCGAGGACGCGGTCGCCGGCGTGGAGCGCATGGTCGCCGCGGGCGTCGACATCGTCGACGTCGGCGGCGAGTCGACGCGTCCCGGCGCGGAGCCGGTGCCGGTCGAAGAGGAGATAGACCGGGTGGTCCCGATCGTCGAGGCGATACAGTCGGTGCCGGCCGTCGCCGACGGCGACGTGCTCGTCTCTATCGACACGCGGAAACCGGCCGTGGCGGCGGCCGCGCTCGACGCCGGCGCGGACCTGATAAACGACGTGACCGGACTTTCGGACCCCGAGATGCGCGAGGTCGTCGCCGACGCCGGCTGTCCGGTCGTGGTGATGCACAGCCTCGACGCGCCGGTCGATCCGACGAACGATCCCGAGTACGACGACGCGGTCGACGACGTGATCGCCGCGCTCAGAGAGCGGCTCGCGCTGGCGGAGACGGCCGGAATCGACCGCGACAAGGTGATCGTCGACCCCGGACTGGGCTTCGATACGTCGTCCGCCGAGGCGTTCGAACTGATCGACCGCGTCGGCGAGTTCGCCGCGCTCGACTGCCCCGTCCTGATCGGCCACTCGCACAAGTCGATGTACGGCGCGATAGGCCGCGGTCCGGACGACCGCGAGCACGCGACCGTCGCCGCGACCGCGCTCGCGGCGGACCGCGGGGCCGACATCGTTCGGGTTCACGACGTGGGCGAGAACCGCGCCGCCGTCGACGTCGCCGCGGCGGTCGGCGGAGCGCTGCGGGACGGTCCGGTCGACGCGCCCAGTTCGGACGGGCGTACCGACGCCGACGGTTCGGTCGACGACCCAACCGGCAGCGACCCCGACGAATGACGGCAGCGTTTTTATTCCCGACTCCCTCGCGAGTGTATGACCCGGCGTCTGCTGCTCGGCTGTAGCGCGGTCGGGAACAAGTTCGTCGAACGGACGCGCGACGACCGCGACGAACTCGTCGCGGTCACCGACGACAGCGGATGGGCGTCGACGCTCCGCGACCGGAACGTCGCCGTCGTCGAGGCGGATCCGACGGACCGGTCCGCGTATCCCGCCGACGCCGCGGTCGTCTTCGTCGCCGGAGACGATCCCGCGCGCAACGTCGCTGCCGCGCGCGCCGCGAGCAGCCGGTACCCCGACGCGACGATCGTCGCGTACGTCGGAGACGACCCCACGTCCGACCAGCGGGCAACCCTCGACGCGGTCGCCGACCGCGTCGTCGACCCCGTGGAGGCCATCGCCGCACGCGTCGTGGAGGCGACGGGCGCTGACGCCACGGAGGAGCCGGTCCGGTTGCTGTCCACGCTCCGCGGCCTCTCCGGCCCGCTGCTCGTGGTCGCACACGACAACCCCGACCCCGACGCCATCGCGAGCGCGCTCGGGCTGGCGCGGATAGCCGAGTCGGCCGGCGTCTCGGCCGACTCCTGTTACGGCGGCGAGATCGCCCATCAGGAGAACCGCGCGATGGTGAACTTACTCGATCTGTCGTTACGGACCGTCGACGAGATCGACCTCGACGACTACGGCGGCGTGGCCCTCGTCGACCACTCGCGCGCCGGCATCAACGACAGCCTCCCCGACGGTCACCCCGTCGACATCGTCGTCGACCACCACCCCCCGCGCGGCCCCGTCGCCGGGGAGTTCGTCGATATCCGACCCGACGTCGGCGCGACGAGCACGCTGATCGAGTCGTACCTCTCGCGGATCGGGATCACGCCCGACCGGGCGCTCGCGACCGCGCTGTTGTACGGGATCCGGATCGACACGAAAGATTTCACGCGGTCGACGTCGATCCCCGACTTCGAGGCCGCGGCGTCGCTGTCGTCGCAGGCGGATGAGGCGACGCTCGAACGCGTCGAGAGTCCGAGCGTGAGCCCGGAGACGCTCCGCGTGATCGCGCGCGCCATCGAGCGACGCGACGTTCGGGGATCGACGGTCGCCTCCTGTGTCGGCGAGATAGCCGACCGCGACACGCTCGCGCAGGCCGCGGAACGCCTCCTCGATCTCGACGGGATCGCGGTGACGTTCGTGTTCGGCTACATGGACGGCGTGATCTACGGCTCGGCGCGGGCCCGCGGCGCGGACCTCGACGTCGGCGAACTGCTCCGCGACGCGCTTGACCCCGTCGGGTCCGCCGGCGGCCACGCGAGCATGGCCGGCGCGCAGGTCCCGCTCGGCATCTTAGAGGAGGTGTCGGACACGGAGTCGTTGACCGACGTCGTCGAGGCGTTCGTCGCCGGGCGGTTCTTCGAGGCGCTCGACGATGCGCCGTCGCCACCCAGCGGACCGGTGCCGGGATTCCCGACCGACTGACTGCGCGGCGACCGGGCGATTACGACGCGGTAACCGTGCGATTACGACGCGGTAACCGTGCGATTACGACGCGGTAACCGTGCGATTACGACGCGGCGACGCCCGCAGAAACCCGGCTATCCCGGGTGGCGCGCCCGAGGGCGCAACCTACATACTTCGTGACGGCGAATGTCGACGTATGACCGACGACCCCGTCGAACACCGCCGACTGATCATCGCCGGCACAGGCATCTCCGGGCTCACCGCCGGGATCTACGCCGCGCGGTCGAACAACGACCCCTTGCTCGTAGAGGGCGACGAGCCGGGCGGCCAGCTCACGCTCACCACCGACGTGGAGAACTATCCCGGCTTCCCCGAAGGGATCTCCGGCCCAGACCTCATCAACAACATGAAAGAGCAGGCGAAGAAGTTCGGCGCGGACACCCGAAACGGGATCATCGAGGACGTCTCGAAGGCACCCGCGGGTCACTTCCGAGTCGAACTCTCCGACGGCGACGTCTACACCGCGGACGCCGTGATCGCCGCCTCCGGTGCCAGCGCGCGAACGCTCGGCGTGCCGGGCGAAGACGAGCTGATGGGGTACGGCCTCTCGACGTGTGCGACGTGTGACGGCGCGTTCTTCCGCGGCGAGGACATGCTCGTCGTCGGCGGCGGCGACGCGGCCATGGAGGAGGCGAACTTCCTCACGAAGTTCGCGGACACGGTCTACATCGCGCACCGTCGCGAGGAGTTCCGCGCCGAGGACGTCTGGATCGACCGGACGATGGAGAAGGTCGACGACGGCGAAATCGAGCTTCTGTTGAACACCGAACTCACCGAGATCCACGGTACGCCGGAAGAGGGCGTCGACCACGTCACCTTGGTCGAGCACCCGGGCGGCCACCCCAAAGAGAAACTGGAGGACGACGCGACCGCAGACGAGGTCGATGAGTACGACTTTGACGTGGGCGCGGTGTTCTTCGCGATCGGCCACACACCGAACACCGACTTCTTGGAGGGAATCGGGGTCGAGACCGACGACGACGGCTACCTGATCACCGAGGGCGGCCGCGGCGGTGACCAGACCGACACGGGCGTCGACGGCCTGTTCGGCGCGGGCGACGTGGTCGACTTCCACTACCAGCAGGCGGTTACCGCCGCCGGGATGGGGTGTCAAGCCGCGCTCGACGCCGACGAGTACCTCACCGAGCGGGAGCGCGCCGGCGAGTTATACGAGCCCGAGGTCGACGCGGCGACCGCGGACGACTAGGTCGTCTTCGTCGTCAGTCCATCGCGTATACGCACACGCACGACTGGACGCATCGCCACACCGCTTTGCGAAAATCTCGTTCTCACTCGTCGGCGTCCAGTTCCGCAAACACGGCCGCGACCATCTCGCCGGTGTCATCGATGATCCCGTCCATCGCCTCGTCGTCGACGGGCAGTCCGAGCAGACGAGCGACCTTCATGATGGAGACGTGGTACACCTCCTGTTCGCCCGGTTCGACCTCACGGATCACCATGTTACAGGGAAAGAGTCCGCCGATCCGGCCGTCGGTCGCGTCGAGCGCGCGGTCCGCAACCGCCGGGTTGCACGCGCCGAGCACGTAGTACGGGTCGCGGTCGGCATCGACCTTCTCGTTCAGCAGTTCGGACGGAGAGAACTCGACGGGGACGCCGAACCCGGCGTCGACGCACACCTCGCGCACGCGCTCGATCGCCGACTCGTGGTCGGTCGACAGCGTCGCCGTCGTCTCGCCGTACGCTTCGGGGTCGATTTCGTGCGGATCGAAGGGGATCGCCATGAGTAGAGTCGGCATCGGCCGAATAAAAAGCCCGCGGCGGGGCGGCCGAGACCCGGGCTCGGCGGTCATCGGTCGGCGATCGGCGACGACCGCGGCTCGCAGTCCAACTACTCCGTCGCGACCGGGCCGCGACCCACCAGCTCTTCGACCGTCGCGACGAACTCGCTCCGGCTCTCGAACAGCGGGACCTCGGCGTCCGCGAGCACGTCGTCGAGGTCGCGCGGACCGTCCGGAGTCCGGATCGCGGCGTCGCCCTCCTGGTTCGCCACGTCGCTTCGCGTGGCGGGCCACGTGAGCCGGGACGCGACGCGCGCGATCGGCTCGCCGGCCACGTCCACTCGATCGCCGAGTTCGACGGCCGGTTCGACATCTTCGGCCTCCTCGGCCTCGTCGGTGTCGCTCATACCCGCCGGTTCCGTTCCGGCAACACTAATGGTTTCGATGCTGTTCCGGGCGGGTTCGCCCGTCTCGTCGGTCAGCGCCAGCCGCGGTCGGTGTCGTTCAGTCGCTCGCAACCCCCCTCTGTGACGACGACGAGGTCCTCGATCCGGCAGCCGAACCGCCCGTCGAGGTAGATCCCGGGCTCGACGGAGAACACCATCCCCGGCTCCAGCCGCCGGTCGTTGCCCGCGACGAGGTACGGCTCCTCGTGGACGTCGAGCCCCACGCCGTGACCGGTCCGGTGGACGAACGCGTCGCCGTAGCCCGCGTCCTCGATGACCGTTCTGGCCGCCCGGTCGACGGCCTCGGCGGGGACGCCCGGCTCGACGGCGTCGACCGCGGCGGCCTGCGCCTCGCGGACGACCTCGTGGACCTCCGCGTACGCCGCGGGCGGGTCGCCGCCGAAGACGAGCGTCCGCGTCTGGTCGGACGGGTAGCCGTCGACTCGCGTGCCGAAGTCGCACACGACGGGCTCGCCAGCCTTAATCTCGCGATCGCCGTGGCCGTGATGCGGGTTCGCGCCGTTCGGCCCGGATCCGACGATGGGACCGAAGGCGGTCCCGCGACCGCCGTGTGCCTCCATGCGGTCGACGATCCAGTCGGCGAGTTCGGCCTCCGTCATCCCCACCGCGTCCGCGCCGAGGTCGCGGAGGTCGCCGACGGTCGCGTCCGCGGCCGCGGCCGCCGCCCGTATCGCCGCCAGTTCGGTCTCGTCTTTGCGCACGCGGAGGGGCGCGAGCGCCTCGCTCGCGAGCCCCCACGCCGCGTCCGGCGCGACCGCGCGGAGGTCCTGCGTGAACGTCGCCCACATGGTGTCGTCGACGAGGAGCCGACCCTCGCGGAGGCCGCACTCGGCGAGCAGGTCGCGGACGGCGGTCGCCGGGTCGTCGCCGTCCGCCCACGTCCGCACGTCCGCGACCGTCGTCTCCGATCGGACGTCGCTCTCGTACAGGGCCGGAACGAAAAACACCGGTCCGTCACAGGAGTGATCGGCCGCCGGTACGACGAGAAAGAAGTGTCTCTCGTCGGGTTCCGCCGTGAACCCGGTGAGGTACCGGAGGTTGCGGCTCGGGAAACAGATCAGACCCTCGGCGTCGGCCTCGCGGAGCCGGTCGGCCGCGCGA is a genomic window containing:
- the folP gene encoding dihydropteroate synthase, encoding MHYHEAAAFLFDLRRFSVKPGTERVSALLDRLGNPEDAVSFVQVAGSNGKGSTARMTESILREAGFSVGLYTSPHLSALTERVRVDGLEMTEDAVTEFVAEAKPWLVERAAAGEPLTFFEVVTVMAVREFARRDVDVAVLEVGLGGEYDATSAVDPVATTVTNVSLEHTDVLGDTVAEIARTKARIAGEGTPLVTACEGEALDVVREVAAEAGAPVATVAGAGGGAAAPDGPDLSVAYGGRVSPSDAAVTLDGERTGTYRIPLVGAHQATNAGIAAALAERTARAVGDGDGIPDAALRDGLARATWPGRFEVVDTAPLTVLDGAHNPAACDTLAGTLAEYDYDDLHLVYGAMCDKDHVAAVGALPPAASAVTCRPDLDRAEDPDVLAAALRTAGVDRVTSGDDVAAALDAAVARADSDDCVLLVGSLFAVAEARAARFRTVTPRRAAGERDAARALDATGVPPAVTEERVAGIDHRVLALRLRGDRAARIAAAIRAVGGDAVIGGLGAGEGRVPSGERVPVTLAGTVAEFRDLLDRIGGDGGSATRDGGSAALGHDGEFDGIAADIADRLEIRYETTRPTDYTADTATDDADTATATAADYPWIDGTAVMGVLNVTPDSFHDGGRHASREDAVAGVERMVAAGVDIVDVGGESTRPGAEPVPVEEEIDRVVPIVEAIQSVPAVADGDVLVSIDTRKPAVAAAALDAGADLINDVTGLSDPEMREVVADAGCPVVVMHSLDAPVDPTNDPEYDDAVDDVIAALRERLALAETAGIDRDKVIVDPGLGFDTSSAEAFELIDRVGEFAALDCPVLIGHSHKSMYGAIGRGPDDREHATVAATALAADRGADIVRVHDVGENRAAVDVAAAVGGALRDGPVDAPSSDGRTDADGSVDDPTGSDPDE
- a CDS encoding bifunctional oligoribonuclease/PAP phosphatase NrnA, whose product is MTRRLLLGCSAVGNKFVERTRDDRDELVAVTDDSGWASTLRDRNVAVVEADPTDRSAYPADAAVVFVAGDDPARNVAAARAASSRYPDATIVAYVGDDPTSDQRATLDAVADRVVDPVEAIAARVVEATGADATEEPVRLLSTLRGLSGPLLVVAHDNPDPDAIASALGLARIAESAGVSADSCYGGEIAHQENRAMVNLLDLSLRTVDEIDLDDYGGVALVDHSRAGINDSLPDGHPVDIVVDHHPPRGPVAGEFVDIRPDVGATSTLIESYLSRIGITPDRALATALLYGIRIDTKDFTRSTSIPDFEAAASLSSQADEATLERVESPSVSPETLRVIARAIERRDVRGSTVASCVGEIADRDTLAQAAERLLDLDGIAVTFVFGYMDGVIYGSARARGADLDVGELLRDALDPVGSAGGHASMAGAQVPLGILEEVSDTESLTDVVEAFVAGRFFEALDDAPSPPSGPVPGFPTD
- a CDS encoding NAD(P)/FAD-dependent oxidoreductase; the protein is MTDDPVEHRRLIIAGTGISGLTAGIYAARSNNDPLLVEGDEPGGQLTLTTDVENYPGFPEGISGPDLINNMKEQAKKFGADTRNGIIEDVSKAPAGHFRVELSDGDVYTADAVIAASGASARTLGVPGEDELMGYGLSTCATCDGAFFRGEDMLVVGGGDAAMEEANFLTKFADTVYIAHRREEFRAEDVWIDRTMEKVDDGEIELLLNTELTEIHGTPEEGVDHVTLVEHPGGHPKEKLEDDATADEVDEYDFDVGAVFFAIGHTPNTDFLEGIGVETDDDGYLITEGGRGGDQTDTGVDGLFGAGDVVDFHYQQAVTAAGMGCQAALDADEYLTERERAGELYEPEVDAATADD
- a CDS encoding DUF302 domain-containing protein; the protein is MAIPFDPHEIDPEAYGETTATLSTDHESAIERVREVCVDAGFGVPVEFSPSELLNEKVDADRDPYYVLGACNPAVADRALDATDGRIGGLFPCNMVIREVEPGEQEVYHVSIMKVARLLGLPVDDEAMDGIIDDTGEMVAAVFAELDADE
- a CDS encoding DUF5789 family protein is translated as MSDTDEAEEAEDVEPAVELGDRVDVAGEPIARVASRLTWPATRSDVANQEGDAAIRTPDGPRDLDDVLADAEVPLFESRSEFVATVEELVGRGPVATE
- a CDS encoding aminopeptidase P family protein, producing MTGEKGAGGETGTGGEAGADGGAETKTAADIHATRRDRAADRLREADAEGLICFPSRNLRYLTGFTAEPDERHFFLVVPAADHSCDGPVFFVPALYESDVRSETTVADVRTWADGDDPATAVRDLLAECGLREGRLLVDDTMWATFTQDLRAVAPDAAWGLASEALAPLRVRKDETELAAIRAAAAAADATVGDLRDLGADAVGMTEAELADWIVDRMEAHGGRGTAFGPIVGSGPNGANPHHGHGDREIKAGEPVVCDFGTRVDGYPSDQTRTLVFGGDPPAAYAEVHEVVREAQAAAVDAVEPGVPAEAVDRAARTVIEDAGYGDAFVHRTGHGVGLDVHEEPYLVAGNDRRLEPGMVFSVEPGIYLDGRFGCRIEDLVVVTEGGCERLNDTDRGWR